In a single window of the Centropristis striata isolate RG_2023a ecotype Rhode Island chromosome 18, C.striata_1.0, whole genome shotgun sequence genome:
- the LOC131991115 gene encoding adenylate kinase 7-like, translating to MSDKKQQSRPKRVFINDVDKYSSKHIAKFLSTCVASEEAEAEDSSTSGEAAFQIVGTVSPSIKDEKEKFLLEQFTSPTRDELLERLLECDVVVYNISENGAKQQVEEATWAITALHAEMENFKSRKMFILVSSVMTWAMTKPQNPEETAVLLTEEEFRRRRPHPSFRNHNNLEKLVLKLGRGKKSKLTGYVVASGLQYGKGENLFHYFFKVSWLMQFPKVPLFGQGTNHIPMIHVYDLGGVIQNTIELKPKSKYILAVDDSKNTLEDIVKMISDTLGPGKIDMKQEQDAITMKAFEPEELEYLNINLRMDAFIIKDSFSLQWTSEAGMVENMANIVEEYKETRQLLPIRIFLVGPPAVGKTTVAEKLCSYYQIHHIKIREVIEEKIAQLKEIVNGADPENGSEDVVADAQKQLEKINKSMEANADRLADHLVFNMLQEKLNSKPCRNQGFVLDGYPKTYEQAKLIFFDEDTENQDLNNNITPEHVFVLNASDDFLTERVGGLPQSLAEKMHYTQEEFVPRLMRYRQLSTAEETLLDYFEDLEIYPEHIEVNTGDQEYTGVMKMITEMVGVPKNYGLIPEEQEEEDRKREEEKRQRAAAEAAERKRRNEAALAEMAAQYEEWQKNLSEVKRQEYELLEAHSLPLRNYLMKYVMPSLTEAMLDCSKIKPDDPIDFLAEHLLRNNLQE from the exons atgagtgacAAAAAGCAACAAAGCCGTCCCAAACGTGTTTTCATCAACGACGTCGACAAATATTCCTCCAAACACATCGCTAag TTCTTGTCGACATGTGTGGCCTCTGAGGAAGCTGAAGCGGAAGACAGCTCCACTTCAGGTGAAGCAGCTTTCCAAATAGTGGGGACTGTGTCTCCTTCCAttaaagatgaaaaagaaaagtttctgCTTGAACAGTTCACG TCACCAACTCGAGATGAGCTTCTTGAGCGCCTGCTGGAGTGTGATGTTGTGGTGTACAACATCTCAGAAAATGGTGCAAAACAGCAGGTTGAAGAAGCAACATGGGCGATCACAG CCCTTCATGCAGAGATGGAGAACTTCAAGTCTCGGAAAATGTTCATCTTAGTCTCAAGCGTGATGACCTGGGCCATGACCAAGCCACAGAATCCG GAAGAAACAGCTGTTCTGCTAACAGAGGAAGAGTTCAGAAGAAGAAGGCCACATCCCAGTTTCAGAAACCACAATAATCTGGAGAAACTTGTGCTCAAACTGGGAAGAGGA AAAAAGTCCAAGCTCACTGGATATGTTGTTGCTTCTGGTCTTCAGTACGGGAAGGGAGAGAACCTCTTTCATTACTTTTTCAAG GTGTCTTGGTTGATGCAGTTTCCAAAAGTTCCTCTCTTTGGACAGGGTACAAATCACATCCCCATGATTCATGTTTACGACCTTGGAGG AGTGATTCAAAACACCATTGAACTCAAGCCTAAGTCGAAGTACATTCTTGCTGTTGATGACTCCAAGAACACTTTAGAGGATATTGTAAAG ATGATAAGTGATACTCTTGGGCCTGGAAAGATTGACATGAAACAAGAGCAGGATGCCATCACCATGAAGGCTTTTGAG CCAGAGGAGCTGGAGTACCTAAATATTAACCTCCGCATGGATGCCTTTATTATAAAAGACTCCTTCAGTCTCCAATGGACGTCTGAAGCTGGAATGGTTGAAAACATGGCGAACATTGTGGAGGAATACAAAGAAACAAGGCAGCTACTT ccaatcagaatcttCCTGGTTGGCCCTCCAGCTGTGGGTAAAACCACAGTTGCAGAAAAGCTCTGCAGTTATTACCAGATACACCACATAAAGATCAGAGAGGTCATTGAGGAAAAAATCGCACAACTG AAGGAGATAGTGAACGGAGCTGACCCTGAAAATGGCAGTGAAGATGTAGTGGCAGATGCACAAAAACAACTTGAAAAGATTAACAAAAGCATGGAGGCGAATGCAG ATCGACTGGCTGATCATCTAGTTTTCAACATGTTGCAAGAAAAGCTGAATTCAAAGCCGTGCAGGAACCAGGGATTTGTTCTCGACGGCTACCCTAAAACGTATGAGCAGGCAAAGCTGATTTTCTTTG ATGAAGACACGGAGAACCAGGATTTGAACAACAATATCACTCCAG AGCATGTGTTTGTCCTCAATGCCTCAGATGATTTCCTGACAGAGAGAGTTGGGGGACTTCCACAGAGTTTGGCAGAGAAAATGCATTACACTCAGGAGGAGTTTGTCCCTCGCCTGATGAGATACAGACAACTGAGCACCGCTGAGGAAACGCTGCTGGACTACTTTGAAGACCTTGAGATTTACCCAGAACACATTG AGGTCAACACAGGTGACCAAGAGTACACAGGTGTTATGAAGATGATCACAGAGATGGTCGGCGTACCCAAAAACTACGGTCTGATtccagaggagcaggaggaagaagacaggaagagagaagaagagaagaggcaGAGAGCGGCTGCTGAGGCCGCCGAGAGGAAACGCAGGAATGAAGCTGCACTGGCTGAGATGGCTGCTCAGTACGAGGAATGG CAGAAGAATCTGTCTGAGGTGAAGCGGCAGGAGTACGAGCTGCTGGAagctcactctctccctctgagGAACTATCTGATGAAGTATGTGATGCCATCGCTCACTGAGGCCATGTTAGACTGCTCCAAGATCAAACCAGACGACCCCATCGACTTTCTG gcTGAACATTTGCTACGGAACAACCTACAAGAATAA